The Naumovozyma dairenensis CBS 421 chromosome 2, complete genome genome segment TTAGGTAAACGTCTGCTGTCTCATTTCTCCTTTATGAATTGATTTTCTTCCTAAAATTCAAGGATATATTAACGTTGTtactttattgaaaaatggacGATTAAAAAGTGGGATgctaatgaattatttttcaacttgATTAACCACCGAAACCATACAAAGTTCTACCTTGTCTCTTCAAAGCGTAAACGACATCAAGAGAGGTAACAGTCTTTCTCTTTGCGTGTTCAGTATATGTAACAGCGTCTCTAATGACAGATTCTAAGAAAGTCTTTAAGACAGCTCTAACTTCTTCATAGATTAAACCAGAGATACGCTTAACACCACCTCTTCTTGCTAATCTTCTGATAGCTGGCTTTGTGATACCTTGAATGTTATCTCTTAGAATCTTTCTGTGACGTTTAGCACCACCTTTTCCCAAACCTTTACCACCTTTACCTCTACCGgacattattatattgtattttttgttgttgttattgttgtatTACTGATATAACGggaaaaaagaacaaagtAAGTTTAAAATGGATGATACTGGAAGAAGGTTTACACTAATAAGGCGAAAGCCgttgaatatatatatgtatgaaTCTGTCTTGTTGGAAGGGGACGTTTGATGATAGTGTTCTTcgtattgttattattacccTTTGTTTATGAAACACgtcaaaataaaaaaagaagacgCGAAAAAACTGGAATCGTAATGTTCCTGAAAGAGTAACCAGACTCGAAAACAAAAGCCGCGAAAACGTGGGAATGAGAAACGTCGGGAACTGGCTGAATAAATTTCCCTTTACGGAAATAAAT includes the following:
- the NDAI0B03480 gene encoding histone H4 (similar to Saccharomyces cerevisiae HHF2 (YNL030W); ancestral locus Anc_2.299), producing the protein MSGRGKGGKGLGKGGAKRHRKILRDNIQGITKPAIRRLARRGGVKRISGLIYEEVRAVLKTFLESVIRDAVTYTEHAKRKTVTSLDVVYALKRQGRTLYGFGG